Proteins encoded by one window of Erysipelothrix rhusiopathiae:
- a CDS encoding zinc metallopeptidase, whose protein sequence is MGLMGVGYGFVILAAIISFAAQMYVQSAYSKYSQVDTFEHLSGAQVARRILDLKNIDDVQVVESSGGELSDHYDPTKKVVALSPKVYHETSIASVSVAAHECGHAIQHAENYGFIALRNKVLPFAIVASKFSMIPIMIGLFGSPQFLKIGIILLCVIAIFQLVTLPVEFDASLRAIKILEQESLLDSGELQGSKKMLTAAALTYVAALVGTLLSILRYIAIYNRRND, encoded by the coding sequence ATGGGTTTAATGGGTGTCGGCTATGGATTTGTAATCCTTGCCGCTATAATATCTTTTGCTGCACAGATGTATGTTCAATCTGCTTACAGCAAATACAGCCAAGTGGATACATTTGAACATTTGTCCGGTGCACAAGTTGCACGTCGTATTTTGGATCTTAAAAATATTGATGATGTTCAAGTTGTTGAATCAAGTGGTGGTGAATTGAGTGATCATTACGATCCAACAAAAAAAGTTGTGGCTCTATCACCAAAGGTTTATCACGAAACAAGTATTGCTTCAGTTTCAGTTGCAGCTCACGAGTGTGGTCATGCCATACAACATGCTGAAAATTACGGATTTATTGCATTACGTAATAAAGTTTTACCGTTTGCGATTGTCGCAAGTAAATTCAGTATGATTCCGATCATGATTGGTCTGTTTGGAAGTCCACAGTTTCTCAAAATTGGAATTATTCTGTTATGTGTAATTGCGATTTTTCAATTAGTGACGCTTCCTGTGGAATTTGATGCGTCATTACGAGCAATTAAAATCTTAGAACAAGAATCATTGCTTGATTCTGGGGAACTTCAAGGATCAAAAAAAATGTTAACAGCAGCGGCTCTTACCTATGTTGCAGCGTTAGTTGGAACTTTATTAAGTATTCTTCGATATATTGCGATTTATAATCGTCGCAATGATTAA
- the der gene encoding ribosome biogenesis GTPase Der, translating into MIDGVVAIVGRPNVGKSSLFNRIMGERISIVHDEAGVTRDRLYGKTTWLTKDLRFIDTGGIQMEGQPFQEEIKMQVDIAIDEADIILFVVSAKEGMTTDDEFIARLLRQTNKPVIIAANKVDDVQFVSDIYEFYALGYDEPFAVSCEHGIGLGDLLDEVIKKLPQDGITMYEDELSFCAIGRPNVGKSSLVNAMLNQDRVIVSNIEGTTRDAIDTPFRMNERDYVIIDTAGIRKRGKVYEDVEKYSVLRAMSAIDRSDVVLFLIDGEAGIRAQDKHVVGFAHEAGKPIIIVYNKWDVVDKEETAMEDVKKVIRSEFMYLSYAPIVFVSALTRKRVHTLIPLIEDVHANSIKRISTSVINEVIHDAVMLTPPPSHNGKRLKVFYASQVSTVPPTFVIFVNDPELCHFSYKRYLENALRNAFDFTGTPIRILIRKRGA; encoded by the coding sequence ATGATTGATGGAGTAGTAGCAATCGTTGGCCGTCCTAATGTAGGGAAATCGTCTCTGTTTAATCGAATTATGGGTGAGAGAATTTCTATTGTTCATGATGAAGCAGGGGTTACACGTGATCGTCTATATGGAAAGACCACATGGTTAACAAAAGATTTAAGATTTATTGATACGGGTGGAATTCAAATGGAAGGCCAACCGTTCCAAGAAGAAATTAAAATGCAAGTTGATATCGCTATCGATGAAGCGGACATTATTCTCTTCGTTGTAAGTGCTAAAGAAGGCATGACTACAGATGATGAGTTTATAGCACGTCTTTTAAGACAAACAAACAAACCTGTCATCATTGCGGCAAATAAGGTAGATGATGTTCAATTTGTATCGGATATCTACGAGTTTTATGCACTCGGCTATGATGAACCTTTTGCAGTATCTTGTGAACATGGTATCGGTTTAGGTGATCTTTTGGATGAGGTCATTAAAAAATTACCACAAGACGGGATTACGATGTATGAGGATGAACTTAGCTTCTGTGCCATTGGTCGCCCTAATGTAGGGAAAAGTTCATTGGTAAATGCAATGTTGAATCAAGATCGTGTTATTGTTTCGAATATCGAAGGAACGACACGTGATGCAATCGATACACCTTTTAGAATGAATGAACGTGATTATGTCATCATTGATACTGCGGGAATTCGTAAACGCGGTAAAGTCTATGAAGATGTAGAAAAATATTCAGTATTACGTGCTATGAGTGCAATTGATCGAAGTGACGTTGTGTTATTTTTAATCGATGGTGAAGCAGGTATACGTGCACAGGACAAACATGTTGTTGGGTTTGCGCACGAAGCAGGAAAGCCAATCATTATTGTTTATAATAAATGGGATGTTGTAGATAAAGAAGAAACTGCGATGGAAGATGTAAAAAAAGTTATTCGCAGTGAATTTATGTACTTATCCTATGCTCCGATTGTATTTGTATCTGCATTAACACGTAAACGTGTTCATACGTTGATTCCGCTTATTGAAGATGTTCATGCAAACAGTATTAAACGTATCAGTACAAGTGTAATCAATGAAGTAATTCATGATGCTGTAATGCTTACACCGCCACCATCACACAATGGAAAACGTTTAAAAGTATTCTATGCATCACAAGTTAGTACAGTGCCACCAACATTTGTTATTTTTGTAAACGATCCCGAGTTGTGTCACTTCTCGTATAAACGCTATTTAGAAAATGCTCTGAGAAATGCCTTTGATTTCACAGGGACGCCAATTAGAATTCTAATTAGAAAGAGGGGAGCTTAA
- the efp gene encoding elongation factor P, with protein MIQSNDLRAGMSIIYEDNLYQVLDTSHNKTAQRQMIIKAKVRNMRSGSVTELTMIGGDKVEQAHIDKRVMQYLYDAGEELVFMDGETYEQLEIAKSRLEWEMNFMKENQDITVVFYESEVLGVNLPEKIALTVTQAEPAVKGDTATNAQKNAVVETGLEIRVPLFISEGEVVLVNTTDGKYSGRA; from the coding sequence ATGATTCAATCAAATGATTTAAGAGCTGGGATGTCAATTATTTATGAAGACAACCTATACCAAGTGTTGGATACATCACATAATAAGACAGCGCAAAGACAAATGATTATTAAAGCTAAAGTTCGTAACATGCGTTCTGGTTCCGTAACGGAATTAACAATGATCGGTGGGGATAAAGTTGAACAAGCTCATATCGATAAACGCGTTATGCAATATCTTTATGATGCAGGTGAAGAACTTGTTTTTATGGATGGTGAAACTTACGAACAACTTGAAATTGCGAAATCCCGTCTTGAGTGGGAAATGAACTTTATGAAAGAAAATCAAGACATTACAGTCGTTTTCTATGAATCAGAAGTTCTAGGTGTGAATTTACCTGAAAAAATTGCATTAACAGTCACTCAAGCTGAACCAGCTGTTAAGGGTGATACTGCAACAAATGCACAAAAAAATGCTGTTGTGGAAACTGGATTAGAAATTCGTGTGCCACTCTTTATCAGCGAAGGCGAGGTTGTTCTCGTTAATACTACTGATGGTAAATACTCAGGTCGTGCATAA
- the comGC gene encoding competence type IV pilus major pilin ComGC, whose product MKQGFTLIEMVLVMTIIAIIFMLTLPNIQKTITMVNRKGCDAQKKIVDAAIMQYKINYDELPTTIDQLINAGYLRENQYKCFNGEVIQIADGQAV is encoded by the coding sequence ATGAAACAAGGTTTTACGCTTATTGAGATGGTGCTTGTGATGACAATTATTGCAATCATATTTATGTTGACGTTACCCAATATCCAAAAAACCATTACAATGGTTAATCGAAAAGGGTGTGATGCACAGAAGAAAATAGTCGATGCGGCAATTATGCAGTACAAAATTAATTATGATGAACTACCAACAACCATTGATCAGCTCATAAATGCAGGGTATCTCAGAGAAAATCAGTACAAATGTTTTAATGGAGAGGTTATTCAAATTGCAGATGGTCAAGCAGTCTAG
- a CDS encoding ATPase, T2SS/T4P/T4SS family, whose amino-acid sequence MEYIDKKLHDLLKMAIGLSITDIHFNITEVYQVIRLRRHKQTIKIIHDDLSVNLYEHLKYISRFDLSQNEIPQTGSFTMIFERRYFFRFASIESFGRKNGVIRILNIVLIRSLSECISNKRVLRALLKSFSARSGLILFSGVTGSGKSTTMFNTLKEVSSEAIYSVESPIEHFYNHVIQLEPIESRLTQEDILNQLLRMDADIIVYGEVRTKGDLRLCLRAVNMGHLVCASIHARSCFHTLDRLYDLGATDYEIESGLIAILYHYLKQEKGEVVFKHEFADQVQIRHRLSQSFKDKDSPDNRDG is encoded by the coding sequence ATGGAATATATTGATAAAAAGTTACATGATTTGCTTAAAATGGCCATTGGACTTTCAATTACAGATATACACTTTAATATCACAGAGGTTTATCAGGTAATTCGACTAAGACGTCACAAACAGACAATTAAAATCATACACGATGATTTATCAGTCAATTTATATGAGCATTTAAAATACATATCTCGTTTTGATCTAAGTCAGAATGAAATACCTCAAACTGGTAGCTTTACGATGATCTTCGAACGGAGATACTTTTTTAGATTTGCCTCCATTGAATCATTTGGGCGGAAAAACGGTGTGATACGTATTTTAAACATTGTATTGATCCGCTCACTAAGTGAGTGCATTTCAAATAAGAGAGTTTTAAGAGCTCTTTTAAAATCATTTAGTGCACGTTCGGGATTAATTTTGTTTTCGGGTGTTACAGGCTCAGGTAAATCTACGACAATGTTTAATACGCTTAAAGAGGTTTCATCAGAGGCTATCTACAGTGTTGAAAGTCCGATTGAACATTTCTATAACCATGTAATTCAACTGGAACCCATCGAATCACGACTTACTCAAGAAGATATTTTGAATCAACTGTTAAGGATGGATGCTGATATTATTGTATATGGAGAAGTTCGAACAAAGGGTGATTTAAGATTATGTCTTCGTGCCGTTAATATGGGTCATTTGGTCTGTGCTTCAATTCATGCAAGAAGTTGTTTCCATACATTAGACCGTCTTTATGATCTTGGGGCAACGGATTATGAGATTGAATCGGGACTTATTGCTATTTTGTATCATTATTTAAAACAAGAGAAAGGAGAGGTTGTTTTTAAGCATGAATTTGCTGATCAAGTTCAAATCCGTCATCGACTCAGTCAATCGTTTAAGGATAAAGATTCACCCGATAACCGAGACGGATAA
- a CDS encoding MBL fold metallo-hydrolase: MKITYQTLGYAATNTYYLSSGNQMLIIDPCLDPNQNTINLLKPTQDYEVIGVLLTHGHFDHISGVDVIAERFNCPVYMYHEEIHYLKDMSYNLSNQTPEPFTIKTNPIAIDLEPLTVGPFECDVVKTAGHTSGSISYVFDDFIFDGDFIFEQSIGRTDLPTGNMNVMNASLRSFIDDFGDVDYTLYPGHGSPTTLFKEIETNPYLKPKL, encoded by the coding sequence ATGAAGATAACATATCAAACATTAGGCTATGCAGCCACAAATACATATTACTTAAGTAGTGGGAATCAAATGTTAATTATTGATCCTTGTTTAGACCCAAATCAAAACACGATTAATCTATTGAAGCCTACACAGGATTACGAAGTCATTGGTGTTCTTTTAACACATGGACATTTTGATCATATTTCAGGTGTAGACGTGATTGCGGAAAGATTTAATTGCCCTGTCTACATGTACCACGAAGAAATTCATTATCTTAAAGACATGTCCTATAATCTCTCCAATCAAACACCAGAGCCTTTTACGATTAAAACGAATCCGATTGCGATTGATCTAGAACCGTTAACAGTAGGACCCTTTGAATGTGATGTTGTTAAGACGGCGGGACATACTAGCGGGTCTATTTCCTATGTCTTTGATGATTTCATTTTTGATGGTGACTTTATCTTTGAACAAAGTATTGGTAGGACAGATTTACCGACCGGAAATATGAATGTAATGAATGCATCCCTTCGAAGTTTTATTGATGATTTTGGAGACGTGGACTATACTCTTTATCCAGGACACGGTTCACCAACTACACTTTTTAAAGAAATTGAGACGAATCCATATTTAAAACCTAAACTTTAG
- the cmk gene encoding (d)CMP kinase, which translates to MFNIAIDGPSASGKSTIAKQLAKKLGFVHIDTGAMYRAVALICLNQDIDLNDEKACFNIVKDLKIELPEENMILVNGQDVSLLIRNDKVSKAASQVSKHRSVRDVLVSIQRDIASKKGFVLDGRDITSVVLPDAEVKIFQTADASVRARRRYNELIKNGIKTTYEEVHSDLVERDERDMNRQESPLIKVEDAIEINTTSMSIEEVVSQIVNIIESRNLND; encoded by the coding sequence GTGTTTAATATAGCAATTGATGGACCGAGTGCGTCGGGGAAAAGCACCATCGCTAAGCAATTAGCAAAAAAATTAGGATTTGTGCACATCGATACAGGTGCAATGTATCGCGCAGTTGCACTAATTTGTTTGAATCAAGATATTGATTTAAATGATGAAAAAGCATGCTTTAATATCGTTAAAGATTTGAAAATCGAATTGCCCGAAGAAAATATGATTTTAGTAAATGGGCAGGATGTATCACTTCTTATTCGAAACGATAAAGTTTCGAAAGCTGCTTCACAAGTATCTAAACATAGATCAGTTCGTGATGTTTTAGTATCAATTCAACGAGACATCGCTTCAAAAAAAGGATTTGTTTTGGATGGACGTGATATCACATCAGTTGTTCTTCCAGATGCTGAAGTAAAGATATTTCAAACCGCAGATGCGAGTGTTCGCGCGCGTAGAAGATATAACGAATTGATAAAAAATGGAATTAAAACAACATATGAAGAAGTTCATTCTGATTTAGTTGAGCGTGATGAGCGCGATATGAATCGTCAAGAATCACCACTGATTAAAGTTGAAGATGCCATTGAAATAAATACAACTTCGATGTCAATTGAAGAAGTTGTATCACAAATAGTAAATATTATAGAGAGTAGGAATTTGAATGATTGA
- a CDS encoding FAD-dependent oxidoreductase codes for MKVVVIGCTHAGTSAVKAIINEDPTAEVKVFERNDNVSFLSCGIALYIGGVVKDAQSLFYSSPKELAELGADVNMEHNVTDIDVEAKRVSVTNLLTNETFEETYDKLVLTTGSWPIVPPIPGIEAENIMLCKNYNQAQEIIARKDKAEKVVIVGGGYIGIELVEAFGESGKDVTLVDGLDRILNKYLDPEFTDVLEADLTNRGIKLALNQTVQEFKSDDNGNVSQVITSAGSYDADLVIMCVGFKPSTELIKDKVETLPNGAIKVNEYMQTSRPEIYAAGDNVAVHYNPTGDHAYIPLATNAVRMGTLVGKNILENKVKYRGTQGTSGLYLFGYNIGSTGVTVNSAPFFGLDVDSVLVKDNYRPEFMPTTEQVMMKLVYEKETHRIVGGQVISKYDITQSANTLSLAVQNKMTIEDLAYVDFFFQPHFDRPWNYLNILAQAAVEKESKK; via the coding sequence ATGAAAGTTGTAGTTATTGGTTGTACACATGCAGGTACATCCGCAGTTAAAGCGATTATTAATGAAGACCCTACTGCTGAGGTAAAGGTTTTTGAACGTAATGATAATGTGTCATTTTTATCATGTGGAATTGCTTTATATATCGGTGGTGTTGTAAAAGACGCACAAAGTTTATTTTATTCAAGCCCTAAAGAACTTGCAGAATTAGGCGCAGATGTTAATATGGAACATAATGTTACAGATATTGATGTTGAAGCAAAACGCGTATCTGTTACAAATTTACTTACAAATGAAACTTTTGAAGAAACTTATGATAAGTTAGTTCTTACAACAGGGTCATGGCCGATTGTTCCACCAATTCCAGGAATTGAAGCTGAAAATATTATGTTATGTAAAAACTATAATCAAGCTCAAGAAATCATCGCACGCAAAGACAAAGCTGAAAAAGTTGTTATTGTTGGTGGTGGCTATATAGGTATTGAACTTGTTGAAGCATTCGGAGAGTCTGGTAAAGATGTAACTTTAGTTGACGGACTTGATCGAATCCTTAATAAGTATCTAGATCCTGAGTTTACTGATGTATTAGAAGCAGACCTCACAAACCGTGGTATCAAACTCGCACTTAACCAAACTGTACAAGAGTTTAAGTCCGATGACAATGGAAATGTAAGTCAAGTAATTACTTCTGCGGGAAGTTATGATGCAGACCTCGTAATTATGTGTGTAGGATTTAAACCAAGTACAGAATTAATTAAGGATAAAGTTGAAACCTTGCCAAATGGTGCAATTAAAGTTAATGAGTATATGCAAACAAGTCGTCCTGAAATCTATGCTGCTGGTGATAACGTAGCAGTTCACTATAACCCAACAGGTGACCATGCTTATATTCCTCTTGCTACAAATGCAGTTCGAATGGGTACACTTGTCGGAAAGAACATTCTTGAAAATAAAGTTAAATACCGTGGAACACAAGGTACTTCTGGATTATACCTCTTTGGATATAATATTGGCTCCACTGGAGTTACCGTTAATTCAGCACCTTTCTTTGGCTTAGACGTAGATTCAGTACTTGTTAAAGATAACTACCGTCCTGAGTTCATGCCTACAACTGAACAAGTGATGATGAAACTTGTGTATGAAAAAGAAACACATCGTATTGTCGGTGGTCAAGTAATCTCAAAATACGATATTACTCAATCCGCCAATACACTTTCACTAGCAGTTCAAAACAAAATGACAATCGAAGATTTAGCTTATGTTGATTTTTTCTTCCAACCACATTTTGACCGTCCTTGGAACTACTTAAATATACTTGCTCAAGCTGCAGTAGAAAAAGAATCCAAAAAATAA
- a CDS encoding HU family DNA-binding protein, with product MSETYNKKLLSESIAGKLDISKKQANEFIETFLDEVKEILENKGTVDLAGFGKFEVRHRAERDGFNPQTKEKIRIAASHSVGFKPAKALKDAVK from the coding sequence ATGAGTGAAACATACAACAAGAAATTATTAAGCGAGTCAATCGCTGGCAAATTAGACATTAGTAAAAAACAAGCAAATGAATTTATCGAAACATTCCTAGACGAGGTAAAAGAAATTCTCGAAAATAAGGGAACAGTCGATTTAGCTGGTTTTGGAAAATTTGAGGTTCGTCATCGTGCAGAGCGTGATGGTTTTAATCCTCAAACAAAAGAAAAAATCCGCATTGCTGCATCACACAGTGTAGGATTCAAACCTGCGAAAGCTCTTAAAGACGCAGTTAAATAA
- the rpmG gene encoding 50S ribosomal protein L33, translated as MRTQAILVCTECGEENYHTSRNKKVQLERMEVTKYCPRERKHTLHKEKK; from the coding sequence ATGAGAACTCAAGCGATTTTAGTTTGCACAGAATGTGGCGAAGAAAACTATCACACAAGTAGAAACAAAAAAGTTCAATTAGAACGTATGGAAGTTACAAAATACTGCCCACGTGAGCGCAAACATACATTACATAAGGAAAAAAAATAA
- a CDS encoding ECF transporter S component: MKKYNTRTMVNIAMLTTVSMILYMFEFYVLPGSPLQADLSDLPVIVGGYLLGAGPGLMIAFLKNLMHMLFLSKNAGPVGEIANFSYAVLIMLPIALYQPKTKSKRVGLYVFTVCASGLLMNIINYFITFPLYGMTQEGAWNLLFAVFLPFNLAKGTLLIVFFSVLRPHIHRITGH; this comes from the coding sequence ATGAAAAAATATAATACTCGCACAATGGTTAATATAGCAATGCTTACAACGGTATCCATGATACTGTATATGTTTGAATTTTATGTACTCCCAGGTTCTCCATTACAAGCGGATCTCAGTGATTTGCCAGTTATTGTAGGTGGATATCTATTAGGGGCAGGACCCGGACTCATGATTGCTTTTTTAAAAAATCTCATGCATATGTTATTTTTATCCAAAAATGCAGGTCCAGTCGGAGAAATTGCAAATTTTAGTTATGCAGTCTTGATTATGTTACCCATTGCATTGTACCAACCAAAGACTAAGTCTAAACGGGTTGGCTTATATGTGTTTACGGTGTGTGCGAGTGGACTTTTAATGAATATTATTAATTACTTTATAACATTCCCATTATATGGAATGACCCAAGAAGGTGCCTGGAATTTGCTCTTTGCGGTGTTTTTACCATTTAATTTAGCAAAAGGGACGCTATTAATCGTTTTCTTTAGTGTTTTACGTCCCCATATACATAGAATCACAGGACATTAA
- a CDS encoding immunoglobulin-like domain-containing protein, protein MRCYLFFLFVFMFCFTTRVKCEYIDDRRHVPNELLEVMFDKKMLHLRGWAFVRDYQNYYDSSTHEYRLHLTGPSHKVFPLSLNSVNLTRIMSYRGYRLCDDNQMNQESCNHHYENVGFAGSIPLDTLLEGDYALTLEIYHRQTHRSVEVPLYLTSMKSISHQYEGQDYLIDSVFKQGGITVYYHTLIATATPFPSYEGKVVEYGQNCSLSHGNTSFYRQGAVFQKIKDVTKYKGIVSYFKVGAKQSGCVDGRQRLIEGNDVTVYIPSTFVNYTGGSMKLKIRNRIPKLDAQPISISQYQPYDVFKSVKAVDYDQKNISQRIKVTSNNVNERIPGTYQTCYSVTNFRNQSVKSCRKVVVEMIPTYFRYLSDSSLQKAHLKIWNQSSFDSVLRDTLLRRKKYIKKSY, encoded by the coding sequence ATGCGTTGTTACTTATTTTTTTTATTTGTATTTATGTTTTGTTTCACGACAAGGGTTAAATGTGAATATATCGATGATCGACGACACGTTCCAAATGAGCTACTTGAAGTGATGTTTGATAAAAAAATGCTTCATTTGAGAGGGTGGGCGTTTGTAAGAGATTATCAAAATTACTATGATAGTTCGACTCATGAGTATCGACTCCATTTAACGGGTCCTTCTCATAAAGTATTCCCATTGTCACTAAATTCCGTAAATCTGACTCGAATCATGTCTTATCGAGGTTATCGCTTATGTGATGATAATCAGATGAATCAAGAATCCTGTAATCATCATTATGAAAATGTAGGTTTTGCGGGCTCTATACCGCTTGATACCTTGTTAGAAGGTGATTACGCTTTGACACTAGAGATATACCATAGACAAACACATCGTAGCGTAGAGGTGCCTTTATATCTAACAAGCATGAAATCTATATCGCATCAGTATGAAGGTCAAGACTATTTGATTGACTCAGTTTTTAAACAAGGAGGAATTACAGTGTATTATCATACACTGATTGCAACGGCTACACCGTTTCCGTCGTATGAAGGCAAAGTAGTTGAGTATGGACAGAATTGTTCACTTTCTCATGGAAATACATCTTTTTATCGTCAAGGTGCAGTGTTTCAAAAAATAAAAGATGTAACCAAGTATAAAGGAATTGTTTCTTATTTCAAAGTTGGAGCAAAACAATCGGGTTGTGTTGATGGGCGACAACGGTTAATTGAAGGAAATGATGTCACAGTCTATATACCAAGCACGTTTGTGAACTATACAGGAGGAAGTATGAAGCTTAAAATACGAAATCGGATACCGAAGCTTGATGCTCAACCGATTTCAATCAGTCAATATCAACCTTATGATGTTTTTAAAAGTGTAAAGGCGGTTGATTACGATCAGAAGAATATTTCACAACGGATAAAGGTTACATCGAATAATGTTAATGAAAGGATCCCAGGAACGTATCAGACATGTTACTCCGTAACGAATTTTCGAAATCAAAGCGTAAAATCGTGTCGGAAAGTTGTTGTGGAAATGATACCAACATACTTTAGATATCTTAGTGATTCGAGCCTGCAAAAAGCACATTTAAAAATTTGGAATCAGAGTTCGTTTGACTCTGTTTTAAGAGATACATTGTTGAGGCGGAAAAAGTATATAAAAAAATCGTATTGA
- a CDS encoding NAD(P)H-dependent glycerol-3-phosphate dehydrogenase, with product MKIGIVGSGSWGTALGQVLADNGHEVMMWGRKLDQVVDVHLYHLNEEFFPGVKLNERLDATQNFEDILDSQIILLAVPTGAVEEVCIELNAHLSNPVIIINVAKGLHPTTHELLDHVIKRVIDSNKLKGVVSLIGPSHAEEVVLRKITTINAVSDNPVLAEEIQVLFSNDYFRVYTNDDVIGSQYGVAIKNVIALASGIAAGLDAGDNARAALITRGLTEMQRFGVHMGGQPETYLGLCGVGDLVVTATSVHSRNFQAGMEIGQKNSAVGFLDHNTKTVEGVFAAKVVYEIAVEEGIDMPITEQIYKIIYEEKRPSEAISELMVRDLKPERI from the coding sequence ATGAAAATCGGAATTGTAGGTTCTGGTAGTTGGGGAACTGCTTTAGGTCAAGTCTTAGCGGATAATGGACATGAAGTTATGATGTGGGGACGTAAGTTAGATCAGGTTGTAGATGTACATCTATATCATTTAAATGAAGAATTTTTTCCTGGTGTTAAACTTAACGAACGATTAGATGCTACACAAAATTTCGAAGACATATTAGACTCTCAAATTATACTTCTTGCAGTGCCAACAGGCGCTGTAGAGGAAGTTTGTATTGAGTTGAATGCTCATTTAAGTAATCCTGTCATTATTATCAATGTTGCGAAGGGATTACATCCTACAACGCATGAATTACTTGATCATGTTATCAAACGCGTCATTGATTCAAATAAATTGAAGGGTGTTGTGAGTTTAATCGGTCCTTCACATGCAGAAGAAGTTGTGCTAAGAAAAATCACAACAATTAATGCAGTGTCGGATAATCCTGTTCTTGCCGAAGAAATTCAAGTTCTATTTTCGAATGATTATTTTCGAGTTTACACCAATGATGATGTAATAGGATCACAATACGGTGTAGCAATCAAGAATGTCATTGCGCTTGCAAGTGGCATCGCTGCAGGATTGGATGCGGGAGATAATGCGCGTGCTGCATTAATAACTCGTGGTTTAACTGAGATGCAACGATTTGGTGTTCACATGGGTGGACAACCTGAAACCTATCTTGGGCTCTGTGGTGTTGGCGATCTCGTCGTTACAGCTACATCGGTCCACTCACGAAATTTCCAAGCAGGAATGGAAATTGGTCAAAAAAATTCAGCTGTTGGATTTCTAGATCATAATACAAAAACTGTAGAAGGTGTTTTTGCTGCAAAAGTAGTTTATGAAATTGCAGTGGAAGAGGGCATTGATATGCCGATTACTGAACAAATATATAAAATTATATATGAGGAAAAACGCCCTTCTGAAGCCATAAGTGAATTAATGGTGAGAGATTTGAAACCTGAGCGTATTTAA